Proteins encoded together in one Thermodesulfobacteriota bacterium window:
- a CDS encoding ABC transporter permease subunit, producing the protein MNGVYPILKRELGSYFASPLAYVVLVVFQVITAFLFFLNLKGYLQLQFDPSFQLLREQLNLNTVIVIPYFDTMSIVLLFIIPLLTMRLVADERSSHTAELLFTSPIKLSSIILGKYLAALILLIIMLALSSLNILVLTAHGSPDIGMVLSSYLGLFLLGASFLAIGIFASSLTSSQLVAAIIAFGILLFLWLIGASSDADSSVFGYVSLINHFTNFSKGIIELKDIAYYLSAIYIGLFLTHTALDSERWR; encoded by the coding sequence AGGGAGCTTGGATCATATTTTGCCTCCCCTCTTGCATATGTTGTACTAGTAGTATTCCAGGTAATAACAGCATTTTTATTCTTCCTAAATCTAAAAGGATATCTTCAGCTGCAGTTTGATCCCAGCTTTCAGCTCCTACGAGAACAACTGAACTTAAATACTGTAATCGTAATTCCATATTTCGATACGATGAGCATAGTGCTTCTTTTTATTATCCCGCTTCTCACTATGAGGCTAGTTGCAGATGAGAGAAGCAGCCATACAGCCGAGCTACTTTTTACCTCACCTATTAAACTGAGTTCAATAATTTTAGGAAAGTACCTAGCAGCCCTAATATTGTTAATCATCATGCTCGCATTATCCTCGCTTAATATATTAGTGCTTACTGCGCATGGCTCACCGGACATCGGTATGGTGCTATCCAGCTATTTAGGCCTCTTTTTGCTAGGCGCATCATTTCTGGCAATAGGAATATTCGCTTCATCACTTACAAGCTCACAGCTCGTGGCTGCAATCATAGCATTTGGCATACTTCTGTTCCTCTGGCTCATCGGTGCGTCTTCGGATGCGGATAGCTCGGTGTTTGGATATGTCTCACTGATAAACCATTTTACAAATTTTAGCAAAGGCATAATTGAGCTCAAAGATATCGCGTATTACCTTTCAGCGATCTATATAGGCCTGTTCCTCACCCACACTGCACTTGATTCAGAGAGGTGGCGATGA
- a CDS encoding GldG family protein gives MRKRRLIYGTGALISVISTIGIIVAINYLLFRTDIRFDVTQGKLHTVSSATIRALNSVQDEIIIIGFYKETGVDRSGFVDLAKEYTRRNDNIKIRLVNPDQEPAVAKKYGVKEYGSVVLAKDENVVKLRLTDPITGGILKNSEEEITNALLKLTRDSQKTLYILTGHGQRDMGNSVDAQGLGLLRKTILDEGYEVAEFMILRGDDLPIKDSILLVAAPTQAFSLSEIQYIKNYLNSGGRAIFMIEPRAGNEIASILAGYGFDISDDVVIDPSSKLEGGGDIAPIVSDYPYHEITEDFRFATIFPYSRSIDVSNGSYDTAVLANTGEYSWSETNFDLFDEGVAQKEATDRSGPLGVAAIGENGNNGRIAVFGSADFVSNVFLEFSGNRDFFLNTLNWISGDENLISIRPKKLNSGNLTITTKQVDIIFIIIVVVIPAVILFSGIAIWWKRRVL, from the coding sequence ATGAGGAAAAGGCGGCTTATTTACGGCACGGGAGCACTTATATCGGTTATTAGCACCATCGGTATAATAGTGGCAATTAATTATCTGCTTTTTAGAACTGATATACGGTTTGATGTTACCCAGGGAAAGCTGCACACTGTCTCTTCGGCAACTATAAGAGCCCTAAACAGCGTACAGGATGAGATCATTATTATAGGGTTCTATAAGGAGACAGGGGTGGACAGAAGCGGTTTTGTGGATTTAGCAAAAGAGTACACCAGAAGAAATGACAATATTAAAATAAGACTTGTAAATCCTGATCAAGAGCCCGCTGTAGCAAAGAAGTACGGTGTTAAAGAATATGGAAGCGTTGTATTGGCAAAAGATGAGAATGTGGTCAAGCTAAGGCTCACAGACCCGATCACGGGTGGAATACTTAAGAATTCCGAAGAAGAGATAACAAATGCATTGCTCAAGCTCACAAGAGATTCTCAAAAGACACTTTATATTCTTACAGGCCACGGTCAAAGAGATATGGGAAACAGCGTAGATGCACAAGGGCTTGGACTTTTAAGAAAAACTATATTAGATGAGGGCTACGAAGTAGCAGAGTTTATGATCCTTAGAGGAGATGATCTTCCTATAAAAGATTCAATATTATTGGTAGCTGCACCAACCCAAGCTTTTTCTTTGAGCGAGATACAGTACATAAAGAACTATCTCAATAGCGGCGGAAGGGCAATATTTATGATAGAGCCTAGGGCAGGAAATGAGATAGCATCAATATTAGCCGGTTACGGTTTTGATATTTCAGACGACGTCGTGATTGATCCAAGCTCGAAACTTGAGGGAGGAGGAGACATAGCTCCAATTGTGTCTGATTATCCTTATCACGAGATAACTGAGGATTTTAGGTTTGCTACAATTTTCCCTTACTCAAGGAGCATAGACGTTTCAAACGGATCTTATGACACGGCAGTGTTGGCAAACACCGGAGAATACAGCTGGTCTGAAACTAATTTTGACCTATTTGATGAGGGCGTGGCCCAAAAAGAGGCAACCGATAGATCAGGGCCCCTTGGAGTTGCGGCGATTGGAGAGAACGGCAACAACGGGCGGATCGCAGTTTTTGGAAGCGCTGATTTTGTCTCTAATGTGTTTCTTGAGTTCTCAGGCAATAGGGACTTTTTTCTAAATACCCTAAACTGGATATCAGGTGATGAGAATTTGATCTCAATAAGACCTAAAAAATTAAACTCTGGTAATCTCACAATTACCACAAAGCAGGTAGATATTATATTTATAATTATAGTTGTTGTTATACCAGCAGTGATATTGTTTTCTGGTATAGCCATCTGGTGGAAGAGGAGGGTGTTATAA
- a CDS encoding DUF4340 domain-containing protein yields the protein MNYFLKKFKGPLITAAVFAVLLIVIFLPQREKETNIIPAEENAFLEEGEVLSIEVYYPTSWVLLENEEDKWFVVEDDKKLNADSNLVQNLLYDVMNTEIYGTVPTQEVDLEQFGVESAKAEIILITKEDNNHFIIGDEIPVGSGTYVYHPEKKIVYVVEENYLNKFLDLSSVDFRERGLFNFDEDKVNRISIWSGEFSADLIFDNGQWIIDGEDQIVADSKKIDELLWIFSRAKVLGFQDERPQSIEKYGLDDPGTEIRFYEDDKIQGLLFGKRKDEDSYYVKTDTDDAVYTIHISLFKRVPKNIESIASK from the coding sequence ATGAATTATTTCCTTAAAAAATTTAAAGGCCCGCTTATAACTGCGGCTGTATTTGCTGTGCTCTTGATTGTTATATTTCTGCCTCAAAGGGAGAAGGAAACAAATATAATTCCGGCAGAAGAAAATGCTTTTTTAGAGGAAGGTGAGGTTTTATCTATTGAAGTTTACTATCCAACATCATGGGTATTATTAGAAAACGAAGAAGATAAATGGTTTGTGGTTGAAGATGACAAAAAGTTAAATGCGGATAGCAATCTTGTGCAAAATCTACTTTATGATGTTATGAACACGGAGATCTACGGCACAGTCCCGACCCAAGAGGTTGATCTGGAGCAGTTTGGTGTTGAGAGTGCTAAGGCTGAGATAATTCTTATCACAAAGGAAGATAACAATCACTTTATCATTGGAGACGAAATCCCAGTTGGTTCTGGAACTTATGTTTACCACCCTGAGAAAAAAATTGTTTATGTGGTGGAAGAGAATTACCTAAATAAGTTTTTGGATCTCAGCAGTGTTGATTTTAGAGAAAGGGGTCTATTTAATTTTGATGAAGACAAAGTTAATCGAATTTCCATATGGTCCGGCGAATTCTCTGCTGATCTGATTTTTGATAACGGACAATGGATTATTGACGGAGAAGACCAAATCGTTGCCGACTCAAAGAAAATAGATGAACTCTTGTGGATATTTTCCAGAGCAAAAGTACTTGGATTTCAGGATGAGCGGCCCCAGAGTATAGAAAAATACGGTCTGGACGATCCCGGAACAGAGATAAGATTTTATGAAGACGATAAGATTCAGGGCCTTTTATTTGGCAAGAGAAAAGACGAGGACAGTTATTATGTAAAGACAGACACTGATGATGCCGTTTATACAATTCACATAAGTCTTTTCAAAAGAGTGCCCAAAAACATAGAAAGCATAGCAAGCAAATAA